CCAATCAAACCTAATTATTTAACTTCATATAAATATACTGAGAGAGTTAGAAAAATTGTTAAATTACCATCTCAACCTTCCGATACTACAGAAAGAATCTTAAATTATTTTATAAGCTGTCGCCCAGTTCAATCTGCAAAACCAGAAAATCGTGGGAAATTAATATTTGAGGTAAATGTGGATTCTATGATTATAGAAAATAATAATAGTTCTGGAAAACTAGTATTTAATACTCAAAAATTAACCGATGCTCAATCAAAGAAAGTAGGTGATTTAGAAGTCTTAGCCCCATCTCTATTTGTAAACAGACCTGTTAAATTCAAACTTTCTCCTTATGGTGAATTATTAAGTATGGAAAGTGAGGAATTTGATATTGCAAGAAGTCAGTTAATGGGAGCTGATGCTTTAGATGATCTTAGTAAAGCTAAATGCAAGTCCACATTAGAAGTTAACTATGCAGCAACAACTTTGCTTCCCTGGAGGCTTCTAGCACCAATTGATAGAGTAATCAAACCTAATGGTAAACTTGTCATAAGTTCTATTAATATATTGGATATGACAATTTTTAAAGGTAAAGTTAATTTAACTTATATTAAAACAGGTGATTCTTTAACATCTTCTGAAAATCATCTTATTCTTAATGGGAAATTTGATATACCATTTTCAAAGGAAATAATTTTAGCAGGTTTTGATAAACCATTTAAAATTGATTATGGAAATTCTAAACTTACTGGCGACTTTACATTCAATGATGGAGGTGAGCTAAATTCAGGATGGACAAACTCAACTGGAAGAATTACTATGCAACCAAGTTTTGGAGGTATTTTACAAGTTGATATTGTTCATGATACTTTTCTAAAAAAAATCGGGACAGAAAATTTTGCAGTTGATGATAGGGTAAAAGAATCTAAAAAATAAAATCTTATAAATACTTTAAATAATTTAGATTAAGGTTCATAAAATTTAAAACTAAGTTTATACTTCTTTTAAGGTATTAACTTAGTTTTTTATTTTTTGATAATTAAAAAATTTACAACAATAATTATTTATTTAGGAAGTTCATTCCCGGAATTTACATTATTTGGAATTATTTGCTGACTCCCTTTGTTAAGTGGATCTAAAGGAGTTCCACTTGGTTTGTAATTAATGCTTTTAATTGTTTTCGGATTAAGTGGATCAGAAGTTTGGTATTCTTTGTTATAATTACCTTGAGGTTTTATATATCTAATAGGATCTAAAGGGCTAGAAGTAATTTGATAATTTAATAAGTTATTCGGATTTAGAGGATTTGACATTCTTTGTTCAACATAATTTTTATTTGATTTATGTGAAAGCTTACTCTTATTCTTACTATAGTTAAAAATAGGTTTGAAATTATTTTTTTTGGTTAAGCTGGATAGAATTATATTTTGAACTTGATTATTATTATTAATATCTGATTTAACTTCTGTTACAACACTAGGGCTTTTACTTTTATATGAAATCTCACTTTTATTAATCAGACTTTTATTTCCAGCTAAATATCCAAATCCAAAAGTAGAAATTATTATTAAACTAAAAAATATATAATTATTAAATTTATTTTTTAATCCTGTTAATTTTACAATATGATTTTGGTTTAATTTGTTAAATATATTACTTCTAACTTGTTCGTCTATGTTTGTATTAATTAAGTGATTCTGGAGTATACAATCAAGTAAAACTTGAGATTTTATTTCTCTCCTTAAGCTATCTTTAGACGCAACAGAAATCAAAAATTCTCTTTCTTGATCTAGAGTCATTTCGTTATTAAAGAAAGAGTAAACTCTATCAAAATTATTCATACTTAGCAATTAATAAATTTTATTTGACAATACAATATTCAATCTAAAACCTCTTCGCTTAAAGCCATCCAATTAGATAACAATTTTCTGATAAAATCTCTTGTTCTTGCAGATCTTGATTTCACGGCAGATAATCCAACTCCTTGAACTTTAGATATTTCTTCAAATGAATACCCTAAAATTGCATGCATTAAAAAAGCTTCTCTTTGAATAAATGGCAACCTTGCTAATGCTTTATTAACTAATTCTTCAGTTTCAGAATACTCAGAGTTAGTAGCTTTTAAATTGACATCGTAATTATAAATCAATTTGGTACTATACCGTTTTTCACCCCTAATATGATTTAGAGTAGTGTTTCGAGCAATAGTAAATAATAAAGCTTTAAAACATTCTACCTTAATACTCTTAGTTCTTAAATTAATAATTTTAATCCAAATTTCTTGAAATACATCTTGTGCAACTAAATCATTTTCTGTTAAATGTTTACAATAAAACATTACCTTCTTTTCATAAAATGAGTATAATTTCCCAAATGATGTATTATCTCCAGCTAAGAATGACTTCAATAATTCCAAGTCTCTCAAATTATCATTTTGAGAATTAAAATTATTTACTATTGGAGATTTAAGATTCAATATGTTTATTTGAAATTTATAAAAAGATAAGACACTACAAAAAGAAAATGGACACACCTAAACTAGAAAATTAATTTAAATAAATTCAAAAATAAAATTTTGGATATAAAAAAAGGTGATATTTACATACCACCTAAAATACAAAAATAAAAAATTAGATATCTAATGGATCATCAAATCCAATATCATCTTCGTCATCGTCATCTAATTCCAAATCATCATCCAAATCATCAGCATCAAAATCTTCAAAATCCAATGAATCTGGATCTTCAATTTCTTCAGCATCAAACTCACTTAATTTCCCTTCATCATAATCATCAACAATTTCATCTTCGTCTTCATCATCATCACTATCAGTAACTTCATCATCATCATCGTCATCATCGTCATCTAAAGAAATTTTAGCAGATGGGGCAGAACAATTGATGACTTCAAAAGACATAGCTTCAGAAATTTTTTCTGCTGCTTCAGCTAATGTAGTTCCAACTAAGAATTTCAAAGGTGAGTTCTCTAACAAATGTCTTGCTTCAACAGCGTTTGTTCCATCAAGCCTAACAATAACAGGAACTTTCACTTCAACTGTTTTCATAGCTTCTATAATACCACTTGCAACTCTATCACATCTTACAATTCCTCCAAATATATTAATCAAAACTGCTTCAACATTTGGATCACTCATCATTAATTTAAATGCAGCAGCAACTCTCTCACTATTTGCAGTACCACCAACATCAAGGAAGTTGGCAGGAGCTCCACCAGCTAGTTTAATAATGTCCATAGTTGCCATTGCAAGCCCAGCACCATTTACCATACAACCTACATTACCATCAAGTTTAATGTAGTTCAAATCATTTTCACTAGCAAGAACTTCCAAAGGATCTTCCTCGGTTTTATCTCTCATTGCTTCTATATCTGAATGACGATAAAGGGCATTATCATCAATACTAACTTTAGCATCCACAGCAATTATTTCACCAGCTGGAGTTAAAACCATTGGATTAATCTCAACCATTGAGGCATCAAGTTGAAGATAGGCATTATAAAGTAATGTAATAAAATTGACAAAATTTCTTTGAGCAATACCCTCTAAGCCTAATCCAAAAGCAAGTTTACGAGCTTGAAAAGGTAAAAGACCTTGTCCAATATCAACTCTTTCTTTAATAATTTTTTCTGGTGATTCTTCAGCCACTTTTTCAATTTCTACTCCACCTTCACTTGAAACCATAATTAAATTTTTTCCAGTTTCACGATCAAGTAAAATTGAACAATAAAATTCTTTTGCAATATCAATTCCGTTTGCAACTAGTAATCTATTTACAATTTTACCAGATTCACCAGTTTGAATTGTTACGAGTTTGTTACCTAACATTTTCTTTGCTAAATCTTTTGCTTCTCTAGCAGTTGAAGCAGCAGTTTTTACAGGTAATACTTTTACTCCACGAAGTTCTTTATCTCCGTTGAAAACAAGTAAATTAGTTTTTACATTATGCATGTAACCTTTCCCTCTTCCACCCGCATGAATCTGTGCTTTGAGGATTATGAGGGTAGCTCCTTTAGAAACTAATTCTCTTACATTCTTTTCAACTTCTTCTGGAGTAAATGCTACAATACCTTGCTGAACTGGTACATTGTATTTACCTAAAAGTTCTTTTCCTTGATGTTCGTGAAGATTCATTTTAAATTATATATATAAATTCTATTAAATTATTTTTCTTCTGCAAAAATAAAAAAGTTGTCTTGTATAAAATTAATTTTTAATAAAAGTTTAGAAATTTTTATTTGATAATAATTCAATCTTTTTGACTAAAGCAATTTTTAATTCTTATTTTTGGTTTAATTAGATTGCAGATTTATATTTTATTTTGTAGATTTTTTAATATGCAATTTTTTGCTAAATGTTACTTGATATTAAAATAGATTAAAAAAGTATTGAAATTTTTATACAGATCAAAAACAATCATATTTATTCTTGGTTTTATTTTTGCTTCGTGTGGAAGTAGTTCCAAAATAGTAATTAATGATTCCCAAATTCAAATTCCGGTAACTAATTTCTTGTATTCTCAGGATTTGATTTATTCACCTGATGGTAATATTAGTGCTAGAATTCCTGATGGGTGGCTCATTGTAACTCCACAACAAAAATCTGATAATGCAAATATATTTGCAGTTGTTTGT
Above is a window of Chlorobiota bacterium DNA encoding:
- the sucC gene encoding ADP-forming succinate--CoA ligase subunit beta gives rise to the protein MNLHEHQGKELLGKYNVPVQQGIVAFTPEEVEKNVRELVSKGATLIILKAQIHAGGRGKGYMHNVKTNLLVFNGDKELRGVKVLPVKTAASTAREAKDLAKKMLGNKLVTIQTGESGKIVNRLLVANGIDIAKEFYCSILLDRETGKNLIMVSSEGGVEIEKVAEESPEKIIKERVDIGQGLLPFQARKLAFGLGLEGIAQRNFVNFITLLYNAYLQLDASMVEINPMVLTPAGEIIAVDAKVSIDDNALYRHSDIEAMRDKTEEDPLEVLASENDLNYIKLDGNVGCMVNGAGLAMATMDIIKLAGGAPANFLDVGGTANSERVAAAFKLMMSDPNVEAVLINIFGGIVRCDRVASGIIEAMKTVEVKVPVIVRLDGTNAVEARHLLENSPLKFLVGTTLAEAAEKISEAMSFEVINCSAPSAKISLDDDDDDDDDEVTDSDDDEDEDEIVDDYDEGKLSEFDAEEIEDPDSLDFEDFDADDLDDDLELDDDDEDDIGFDDPLDI
- a CDS encoding RNA polymerase sigma factor, encoding MNLKSPIVNNFNSQNDNLRDLELLKSFLAGDNTSFGKLYSFYEKKVMFYCKHLTENDLVAQDVFQEIWIKIINLRTKSIKVECFKALLFTIARNTTLNHIRGEKRYSTKLIYNYDVNLKATNSEYSETEELVNKALARLPFIQREAFLMHAILGYSFEEISKVQGVGLSAVKSRSARTRDFIRKLLSNWMALSEEVLD